One part of the Corynebacterium aurimucosum ATCC 700975 genome encodes these proteins:
- a CDS encoding amino acid ABC transporter permease → MESMWAALGPELWPAFWLTIQLTFWSAIGAMLLGTILTAMRVSPVGILRWIATTYITTVRNTPLTLIILFCSFGLYQNLGLTLASKDSSTFLVDNNFRLAIVGFVLYTSAFVAESLRSGINTVDFGQAEAARSLGLSFSQTFSTIIFPQAVRAAIVPLGNTLIALTKNTTIASAIGVAEASLLMKSTIEMHASQLFLIFFIFAAGFIILTLPMGVGLGKLSETLAVKK, encoded by the coding sequence ATGGAATCCATGTGGGCCGCACTTGGCCCGGAGCTCTGGCCTGCCTTCTGGCTCACCATCCAGTTGACGTTCTGGTCTGCTATCGGCGCGATGTTACTCGGTACCATCCTCACCGCCATGCGTGTCTCCCCTGTGGGCATCCTGCGGTGGATTGCCACAACGTACATCACGACCGTGCGCAATACTCCCCTGACGCTCATCATCCTGTTTTGTTCTTTCGGTCTTTACCAGAACCTTGGCCTCACACTGGCCAGCAAAGATTCCTCGACATTCCTGGTGGACAATAACTTCCGTCTGGCCATCGTCGGATTCGTTCTCTATACCTCTGCTTTCGTTGCAGAATCCTTGCGCTCAGGCATCAACACGGTTGACTTCGGCCAGGCCGAGGCGGCTCGTTCGCTGGGACTGAGCTTCTCGCAGACCTTTAGCACGATTATCTTCCCTCAGGCAGTACGCGCGGCAATTGTCCCGCTGGGCAATACGCTTATCGCGTTGACGAAGAACACCACGATTGCTTCCGCAATCGGTGTGGCTGAGGCCTCCCTACTTATGAAGTCCACCATTGAGATGCACGCAAGCCAGCTCTTCCTCATCTTCTTCATCTTCGCGGCTGGCTTCATCATCCTGACCTTGCCCATGGGTGTGGGCTTGGGCAAGCTCTCGGAAACTTTGGCGGTGAAGAAATAA
- a CDS encoding energy-coupling factor ABC transporter ATP-binding protein — protein MPQIEFRNVSVTFDETPVLNDVSLILSEQRIGIIGANGGGKSTLVRLINGLGEPTSGQVVVDNLDVAKHGKEIRRRVGFVFSDAENQIVMPQVRDDVEFSLRRLKLPREERTARVDAALERFGLGPLAEQSPHTLSGGQKQLLALASVLVIEPTVIIADEPTTLLDLRNRDRIRREFAGLEQQLIVVTHDLDFLSDFDRVLCIDNHSVVADGAPKEVIPFYTNLMESRPL, from the coding sequence GTGCCGCAGATCGAATTCCGCAACGTGTCCGTCACCTTCGACGAGACGCCGGTGCTTAACGACGTTTCCCTCATCTTGAGCGAACAACGCATCGGCATCATCGGCGCCAACGGCGGCGGCAAGTCCACTCTCGTTCGGCTCATCAACGGACTCGGTGAACCCACCAGCGGTCAGGTGGTGGTGGACAACCTGGACGTCGCCAAGCACGGCAAAGAAATCCGGCGCCGCGTGGGTTTTGTCTTTTCTGATGCCGAGAACCAGATCGTCATGCCACAGGTACGCGATGACGTGGAATTCTCCCTGCGTCGCCTCAAGCTGCCTCGGGAGGAACGCACCGCGCGCGTCGACGCCGCCCTCGAACGCTTCGGCCTAGGCCCCTTGGCCGAGCAGTCCCCGCACACGCTCTCTGGTGGGCAGAAACAGCTCCTTGCGCTGGCCTCAGTGCTGGTCATCGAACCGACCGTCATCATCGCTGACGAGCCAACGACCCTGCTAGACCTGCGCAACCGCGACCGAATTCGCCGCGAGTTCGCCGGTTTGGAACAACAGCTCATCGTCGTCACTCACGACTTAGACTTCCTCTCCGACTTCGATCGCGTTCTGTGCATAGACAACCACAGCGTGGTTGCCGATGGAGCACCCAAGGAGGTCATCCCCTTCTACACGAACCTCATGGAATCCCGCCCGCTCTAA
- the recA gene encoding recombinase RecA encodes MATKKKSSAANKGDDRQKALDAAMAMIEKDFGKGAVMRLGDDDRPPIQAISSGNTAIDIALGVGGFPRGRIVEIYGPESSGKTTVALHAIASAQKTGGIAAFIDAEHALDPEYARLLGVDTDNLLVSQPDTGEQALEIADMLVRSGAIDIIVIDSVAALTPKAEIEGEMGDSHVGLQARLMSQALRKMTGALYNSGTTAIFINQLREKIGVMFGSPETTTGGKALKFYASVRCDIRRIQTLKDGQDAIGNRTKLKVVKNKVSPPFKIAEFDIMYGEGISRESSIIDLGVEHGFIKKSGSWFTYEGDQLGQGKEKARNFLKDNPDLADEIEKKIFVKLGVGAAAAEAGEDVAMDVPGADDPLTDEAVDLVPNVDFDDD; translated from the coding sequence ATGGCTACGAAGAAGAAGTCCTCGGCGGCTAACAAGGGCGATGATCGCCAAAAGGCCCTCGATGCCGCAATGGCGATGATTGAGAAGGATTTTGGCAAGGGCGCTGTCATGCGTCTGGGCGATGATGACCGCCCGCCAATCCAAGCCATTTCCTCCGGCAACACGGCTATCGATATCGCATTAGGTGTCGGCGGTTTCCCGCGTGGGCGCATCGTGGAGATTTATGGCCCGGAATCCTCGGGTAAGACCACCGTTGCGCTGCACGCCATTGCATCGGCGCAGAAGACTGGTGGCATCGCCGCATTTATCGATGCTGAGCACGCTCTCGATCCGGAGTATGCACGTCTGCTCGGCGTGGATACGGATAACTTGCTGGTCTCCCAGCCAGATACCGGTGAGCAGGCTTTGGAAATTGCCGATATGCTGGTGCGTTCCGGCGCCATCGACATTATTGTTATTGACTCGGTCGCGGCGCTGACACCGAAGGCTGAGATTGAGGGCGAGATGGGAGATAGCCACGTTGGCCTCCAGGCACGCCTCATGTCCCAAGCGCTGCGCAAGATGACCGGTGCTTTGTACAACTCCGGCACTACCGCCATCTTCATCAACCAGCTGCGTGAAAAGATCGGTGTAATGTTTGGCTCGCCGGAAACCACGACGGGTGGTAAGGCGCTGAAGTTCTACGCCTCAGTGCGTTGCGATATTCGCCGGATCCAGACTCTGAAGGATGGCCAGGATGCCATCGGTAACCGCACCAAGCTCAAGGTTGTGAAGAACAAGGTTTCCCCGCCGTTCAAGATCGCTGAGTTCGACATCATGTACGGTGAGGGCATTTCGCGCGAGTCTTCCATCATTGACTTGGGTGTCGAACACGGCTTCATCAAGAAGTCCGGTTCCTGGTTTACCTATGAGGGCGACCAGCTGGGCCAGGGCAAGGAAAAAGCCCGTAACTTCCTCAAGGACAATCCAGATCTCGCGGATGAGATTGAAAAGAAGATCTTCGTCAAACTTGGCGTTGGTGCCGCCGCTGCCGAAGCGGGCGAGGATGTAGCCATGGACGTGCCGGGCGCGGACGATCCGCTGACGGATGAGGCTGTGGATCTCGTACCGAACGTCGATTTCGACGACGACTAA
- a CDS encoding amino acid ABC transporter permease — protein MAVRATVLYDAPGPKGKRRNLIYTIITAVLSVAVLYWVLSTLGERGQLDSALWTPFLNNQTWTTYLLPGLRGTILSAAASIVLAIVFGIIFGLGRLSENVFVRGLCGVVVEFFRAIPVLLLMIFAYQLFAIYDVVPSKQLAFSAVVFALTLYNGSVVAEILRSGIKSLPKGQTEAARALGLSHGQTMRTILLPQAVAAMLPALIAQMVIALKDSALGYQIGYVEVVRSGIQSASYNKNYLASLIVVAIIMILINWGLGLLAERIEAQLRAGRARRNIIAKVPEQPGQGLDTKDQVNVDWHSENYTEIRNPAE, from the coding sequence ATGGCTGTACGCGCAACCGTGCTTTACGACGCCCCCGGCCCCAAGGGCAAGCGTCGCAACCTCATCTACACCATCATCACCGCAGTGCTCTCGGTGGCTGTCCTGTACTGGGTGCTGTCCACCTTGGGCGAACGCGGACAGCTCGATTCAGCATTGTGGACGCCGTTCCTCAACAATCAGACGTGGACCACCTATTTGCTCCCCGGCCTGCGCGGCACCATTCTCTCTGCCGCCGCTTCCATTGTCCTGGCGATCGTCTTCGGCATCATCTTTGGGCTCGGCCGATTGAGCGAAAACGTCTTCGTGCGGGGCTTATGTGGCGTCGTCGTAGAATTCTTCCGCGCCATCCCCGTGCTGTTGCTGATGATCTTTGCCTACCAGCTCTTCGCCATCTATGACGTGGTTCCTTCCAAACAGCTGGCGTTTAGCGCCGTGGTCTTTGCGTTGACTCTTTATAACGGCTCAGTCGTCGCGGAAATTTTGCGCTCCGGCATCAAGTCACTGCCCAAGGGACAGACCGAAGCCGCCCGGGCGCTGGGCCTATCGCATGGGCAAACGATGCGCACTATCCTGCTCCCGCAGGCCGTTGCTGCCATGCTGCCGGCGCTTATTGCCCAGATGGTTATCGCCCTCAAGGACTCTGCGTTGGGCTACCAGATTGGCTATGTGGAGGTTGTACGCTCCGGAATCCAGTCGGCGTCCTACAACAAGAACTACTTGGCATCGCTCATCGTGGTTGCGATCATCATGATTCTCATCAACTGGGGCTTAGGCCTCCTGGCCGAGCGCATCGAAGCCCAGCTGCGTGCTGGCCGCGCTCGGAGGAACATCATCGCTAAGGTTCCGGAGCAACCGGGCCAAGGGCTGGATACCAAGGACCAGGTTAACGTTGACTGGCATTCTGAAAACTACACGGAGATCAGAAATCCAGCCGAGTAG
- the gluA gene encoding glutamate ABC transporter ATP-binding protein GluA, protein MIKMDGVNKYFGDYHALRDINLEIGRGDVVVVLGPSGSGKSTLCRTINRLETIDQGSIAIDGTSLPEEGRELAKLRADVGMVFQQFNLFPHKTIKDNVTLGPIKVRKMKKSEAEERAMQLLDRVGIANQADKYPAQLSGGQQQRVAIARALAMRPKVMLFDEPTSALDPEMVNEVLDVMTDLAKEGMTMVVVTHEMGFARRAADRILFMADGSIVEDTDPESFFTNPQSERAKDFLGKILQH, encoded by the coding sequence ATGATCAAGATGGACGGAGTCAATAAGTACTTCGGCGACTACCACGCACTGCGCGACATCAACCTGGAGATCGGCCGCGGCGATGTTGTCGTTGTTCTCGGCCCATCTGGCTCAGGCAAGTCGACACTTTGCCGGACCATCAACCGTCTCGAAACTATCGACCAGGGTTCCATCGCTATCGACGGCACGTCCCTTCCTGAAGAAGGACGCGAACTAGCCAAGTTGCGGGCAGATGTTGGCATGGTGTTCCAGCAGTTCAACCTGTTTCCGCACAAAACCATCAAAGATAACGTCACCTTGGGCCCCATCAAGGTACGCAAGATGAAAAAGTCCGAGGCCGAAGAGCGCGCAATGCAGTTGCTCGACCGCGTCGGAATTGCCAATCAGGCAGACAAGTATCCAGCGCAGCTCTCAGGCGGCCAGCAACAGCGCGTGGCCATTGCACGCGCTCTGGCAATGCGCCCCAAGGTCATGCTTTTCGACGAACCTACCTCGGCCCTAGACCCCGAGATGGTGAACGAGGTCCTCGACGTCATGACGGACCTCGCTAAGGAAGGTATGACCATGGTCGTGGTCACCCACGAGATGGGCTTTGCCCGCCGTGCGGCCGACCGCATCCTCTTCATGGCTGACGGTTCCATCGTCGAAGACACCGACCCAGAGTCCTTCTTCACCAACCCGCAATCAGAACGAGCAAAGGATTTCTTGGGCAAAATCCTGCAGCATTAA
- a CDS encoding energy-coupling factor transporter transmembrane component T family protein translates to MPKNIPLGFYVDADTIIHRIPAAVKFVVLIAFILLTSLAVHTIPWAAVSLALPLALFPIARVPFRVALGQLAPPLYLLIALAAFQWWQKDLTAAAIMFLTIYAAISGAVLLTLTTKVSEMMDSLDRALAPLGRLGVPVENITLAMSLTIRLLPLMLGTVVEVLDARKARGATASLTAFGTPVIIRSIRRARAMGEALQARGVGD, encoded by the coding sequence ATGCCCAAGAACATCCCACTCGGCTTCTACGTCGACGCCGACACCATCATCCACCGCATCCCCGCCGCGGTGAAGTTCGTAGTACTCATCGCCTTCATTCTCCTGACGTCGCTGGCGGTGCACACGATCCCGTGGGCAGCGGTGAGCCTGGCACTCCCCCTTGCCCTCTTCCCCATTGCCCGGGTTCCCTTCCGCGTTGCGCTCGGCCAACTCGCACCGCCGCTCTATCTCCTCATCGCGCTCGCCGCGTTCCAGTGGTGGCAGAAAGACTTGACGGCGGCTGCCATCATGTTCCTCACCATCTACGCAGCGATCAGCGGGGCAGTGCTGCTAACGCTCACCACAAAGGTCTCGGAGATGATGGACTCCCTGGATCGTGCCTTGGCTCCTCTGGGGCGCCTCGGGGTCCCCGTTGAGAACATCACGCTGGCGATGTCCCTGACTATTCGACTGCTTCCCCTCATGCTGGGAACCGTGGTCGAGGTGCTAGACGCACGAAAAGCCCGGGGCGCCACGGCATCACTAACTGCCTTTGGCACCCCGGTTATCATTCGCTCTATCCGCCGCGCACGCGCCATGGGTGAGGCGCTTCAAGCGCGCGGCGTGGGTGACTAA
- the miaB gene encoding tRNA (N6-isopentenyl adenosine(37)-C2)-methylthiotransferase MiaB: MSSRTGQLECPPVNSPVINPQPRTYEVRTFGCQMNVHDSERISGLLEEAGYSAAPNGTEPDLIVFNTCAVRENADKRLYGTLGALKKTKENHPGMQIAVGGCLAQKDKDTVLDHAPWVDAVFGTHNMAALPALLERARHNDEAQVEIVDALEAFPSVLPAKRESAYAGWVSVSVGCNNTCTFCIVPSLRGKEEDRRPGDILAEVQALVDQGVSEVTLLGQNVNAYGVNFADPDLPRDRFAFSKLLREVGKIEGLERLRFTSPHPAEFTSDVIDAMAETPAVCPQLHMPLQSGSDKVLKDMRRSYRTKKFLGILDEVREKMPHAAITTDIIVGFPGETEEDFEATLEVVRRARFASAFTFQYSPRPGTPAAEMENQIPKEVVQERFERLVALQDSIQAEENAKLVGTDVELLVQAEGGRKSAETHRLTGRARDGRLVHFAPVDPAGKDISAEIRPGDVVHTTVTEAGSFFLVADSGVSEHRRTKAGDMSAAGQTPTTAPIGVGLGLPGVGKPSAPADSCGC, encoded by the coding sequence ATGAGTAGTCGGACTGGCCAGTTAGAATGTCCCCCCGTGAACTCCCCCGTAATTAATCCCCAGCCCCGCACCTATGAGGTGCGGACTTTCGGCTGCCAAATGAACGTTCATGACTCAGAGCGCATCTCCGGCCTGCTTGAGGAAGCTGGCTATTCGGCGGCGCCGAATGGCACTGAGCCTGACCTCATCGTTTTCAATACATGCGCCGTGCGCGAGAACGCCGATAAGCGCCTGTATGGCACTTTGGGTGCGTTAAAGAAGACGAAGGAAAACCACCCGGGTATGCAAATCGCGGTGGGCGGCTGCTTGGCACAGAAGGATAAGGACACAGTCCTTGACCATGCGCCGTGGGTAGACGCGGTTTTCGGAACCCACAACATGGCTGCCCTGCCGGCACTGCTGGAGCGTGCCCGCCACAACGATGAGGCCCAGGTTGAGATCGTCGACGCCCTGGAGGCTTTCCCGTCCGTGCTGCCGGCAAAGCGCGAGTCCGCTTATGCCGGGTGGGTATCGGTATCCGTGGGCTGCAATAACACCTGTACCTTCTGCATCGTTCCTTCGTTGCGCGGCAAGGAAGAAGACCGCCGCCCAGGCGATATCCTTGCAGAGGTTCAAGCGCTGGTGGACCAGGGCGTGTCCGAGGTGACCTTGTTGGGGCAAAACGTCAATGCCTATGGTGTCAACTTCGCTGACCCGGATCTGCCGCGAGACCGCTTCGCTTTCTCCAAGCTGCTGCGGGAAGTAGGCAAGATTGAAGGGCTTGAGCGCCTCCGCTTTACCTCCCCACACCCTGCCGAGTTCACGTCCGATGTCATCGATGCCATGGCGGAGACCCCAGCGGTGTGCCCGCAGCTGCACATGCCGCTGCAGTCTGGTTCGGACAAGGTGCTCAAGGACATGCGCCGTTCCTATCGCACGAAGAAGTTCCTGGGCATCCTCGATGAAGTGCGAGAGAAGATGCCGCATGCTGCCATCACGACGGATATCATCGTGGGCTTCCCCGGCGAGACAGAGGAAGACTTCGAAGCCACCCTAGAAGTGGTGCGCCGCGCTCGCTTCGCGTCCGCCTTCACCTTCCAGTACTCGCCGCGCCCAGGCACCCCGGCTGCGGAAATGGAGAATCAGATACCGAAGGAAGTCGTGCAGGAGCGCTTCGAGCGCCTGGTAGCGCTGCAAGACTCCATCCAGGCTGAGGAGAATGCGAAGCTGGTTGGTACCGATGTGGAGCTTCTGGTTCAAGCGGAAGGCGGCCGTAAGTCCGCCGAGACTCACCGCCTCACCGGCCGCGCCCGCGATGGTCGTCTCGTTCACTTTGCTCCCGTTGATCCTGCAGGTAAGGACATTTCCGCAGAGATTCGTCCCGGCGATGTCGTGCACACCACCGTGACGGAAGCGGGCTCTTTCTTCCTCGTTGCTGATTCCGGCGTCAGCGAGCACCGCCGCACGAAGGCCGGCGATATGTCGGCGGCGGGGCAGACGCCCACGACGGCTCCGATTGGGGTGGGGCTGGGGCTGCCGGGCGTCGGCAAGCCCAGCGCGCCGGCTGATTCCTGCGGCTGTTAG
- the recX gene encoding recombination regulator RecX: MPQPSPEKLEKLRHALEAYESGDAGGQLIDAEAEAAKAPVRSRALGLLDQRARSRKELRDRLVAADFEPDVVDTVVDDLAGAGLVDDEAFAKEWVRQRHARRGKSARALNLELKEKGVEAADRAIALEQITEESEEAVARQVAEKKARTLKRAPADRHERDKFLRRIVGTLARRGYSQELVMRISIEVLDARIAELS, from the coding sequence ATGCCACAACCTTCACCAGAAAAGCTCGAAAAGCTGCGTCACGCTCTCGAAGCCTACGAGTCGGGTGACGCCGGCGGGCAGCTCATTGACGCGGAAGCGGAAGCGGCGAAGGCGCCCGTGCGCTCCCGTGCACTAGGTCTACTGGATCAGCGGGCGCGTTCCCGCAAGGAGCTGCGTGACCGGCTTGTCGCGGCGGACTTTGAGCCAGACGTCGTTGACACAGTGGTCGATGATTTAGCAGGGGCAGGGCTTGTTGATGATGAAGCCTTTGCCAAGGAGTGGGTGCGCCAGCGGCACGCCCGGCGAGGTAAGTCGGCCCGGGCCCTCAACCTGGAGCTGAAGGAAAAGGGCGTCGAGGCTGCCGACCGTGCCATAGCTTTGGAGCAGATCACCGAGGAATCTGAAGAGGCTGTCGCCCGCCAGGTAGCTGAAAAGAAGGCGCGAACCCTCAAGAGGGCTCCCGCTGACCGGCATGAGCGGGACAAGTTCTTGCGCCGCATCGTTGGAACGCTCGCGCGGCGCGGCTATAGCCAGGAGCTCGTTATGCGTATCTCCATTGAGGTCTTGGACGCACGTATAGCCGAACTTTCCTAG
- a CDS encoding IS1634 family transposase: MSPYIRTVKTASGATAVQVVWSEHRGSKKLQQVGSGHSPDQVEQLKAQARRLIDADQLTLDLGVEPSASRGTADDPVPVTAQRAGYLLDCIDACFNELGLAVATGDDQVFRDLVRARLINPGSKFDSIETLAEVGVTSASYATIKRRLPGFATDAFGEGLTQVLAHHAGIGPGTFILYDVTTLYFETDTPDELRKPGFSKERRLEPQILVGLLTDATGFPLHVGAFAGNSAETHTMLPMITRFQEAYQLDEVTVVADAGMFSAANKQALIDAGLHYILSVKTPTVPEVIETWRRENPGDDYTHGQIWTQASASDGRKHTTPNTVTHYQYSHDRARRSLRGIKEQVAKAKRAVDGDIAIKRNRYIDLSAPNKKVNYALAAKHRALAGIKGYETDLTALPASEVIGHYRRLFNIEKSFRMSKSDLKARPIYARKQDSITAHLNIVIAALAVAHLMETRSGQSIKRLVRTLKKYRSFQLVVGGETIHAAVPLPPEIQTLVNTITTPTLRH; this comes from the coding sequence GTGAGTCCATACATTCGCACTGTCAAGACCGCTTCCGGGGCGACGGCGGTTCAGGTGGTGTGGTCTGAGCATCGAGGGTCGAAAAAGCTTCAACAGGTCGGATCAGGACACTCACCTGATCAAGTTGAGCAGCTTAAAGCCCAGGCCCGGCGTCTTATTGATGCAGATCAACTCACCCTTGATCTTGGAGTAGAGCCTTCAGCAAGCAGGGGAACCGCTGATGACCCGGTGCCGGTGACAGCACAGCGAGCTGGTTACTTGTTGGACTGTATTGATGCGTGTTTCAACGAGTTAGGTCTTGCTGTAGCAACTGGTGATGATCAGGTGTTTCGGGATCTGGTGCGCGCTCGGTTGATTAATCCTGGTTCGAAGTTTGATTCGATTGAAACCCTGGCTGAAGTTGGGGTGACAAGCGCAAGCTACGCCACGATTAAACGCCGACTACCTGGCTTTGCTACAGATGCCTTCGGCGAAGGATTAACCCAAGTGCTGGCGCATCATGCAGGTATCGGTCCAGGCACATTCATCTTGTACGACGTGACCACCTTGTACTTCGAAACCGATACTCCTGATGAGCTTCGCAAACCCGGATTTTCCAAAGAGCGCCGCCTCGAGCCACAAATCCTTGTCGGGCTGCTTACTGATGCCACTGGTTTTCCACTACATGTTGGAGCGTTTGCCGGAAACTCGGCAGAAACCCACACGATGCTACCGATGATCACACGGTTCCAAGAGGCCTACCAACTCGATGAAGTCACCGTCGTTGCTGATGCAGGCATGTTCTCCGCAGCGAACAAACAAGCATTGATAGATGCAGGGCTGCACTACATCTTGTCGGTGAAAACCCCCACCGTGCCTGAGGTGATCGAAACCTGGCGGCGGGAAAACCCCGGTGACGACTACACCCACGGCCAGATCTGGACACAAGCCTCGGCAAGCGATGGGCGCAAACACACAACCCCGAATACGGTGACGCATTACCAGTACTCTCACGACCGGGCTAGGCGCAGCCTGCGCGGAATCAAAGAGCAAGTCGCAAAAGCCAAACGCGCTGTTGACGGCGATATCGCAATCAAGCGCAACCGCTATATCGATCTTTCCGCCCCAAACAAGAAGGTCAACTACGCTCTTGCTGCCAAACACCGAGCCCTAGCCGGGATCAAAGGCTATGAAACCGACCTGACCGCTCTCCCCGCTAGTGAGGTTATCGGGCATTACCGCAGGCTATTCAACATTGAAAAGTCGTTTCGGATGTCGAAATCAGACCTGAAAGCACGCCCAATCTACGCCAGGAAACAAGACTCGATCACAGCCCACCTCAACATCGTCATCGCAGCACTAGCCGTGGCCCACCTGATGGAGACCCGCAGTGGCCAATCCATCAAACGCCTCGTGAGAACACTCAAGAAATACCGCAGCTTTCAACTCGTCGTTGGCGGCGAAACCATCCACGCCGCAGTACCACTACCCCCGGAAATCCAAACCCTCGTCAACACCATCACCACCCCAACCCTTCGGCACTAA
- a CDS encoding glutamate ABC transporter substrate-binding protein: MSRTFHRITATIAAVAASSALLVACGDSSDSASGGDGLLASIESGSVTLGTKFDQPGLGLREGDGSMTGLDVDVATYVVNHIAKDKGWEEPEIEWRETPSAQRETLIENGEVDLIAATYSINASRAEKVNFAGPYLITHQALLTQNDNKDITGLEGLDGKILCSVTGSTPAQKVKEALPSVQLQEYDTYSSCVEALSQGNVDAMTTDATILNGYAAQNPGKFQVVELEKDGKPFTDEYYGVGLKKDDQEATDAINKALEELHSSGEFDKLVSKNLDKGEGIDEATIGDLSFLDS; encoded by the coding sequence ATGTCCCGCACTTTCCACCGCATCACCGCCACCATCGCCGCCGTCGCTGCCTCCAGCGCCCTGCTCGTTGCTTGTGGCGATTCCTCCGACTCAGCCAGCGGAGGTGACGGCCTGCTCGCTAGCATCGAATCCGGCTCCGTCACCCTAGGCACGAAGTTCGATCAACCAGGTCTGGGCCTGCGCGAAGGCGATGGTTCCATGACCGGCCTCGACGTTGACGTTGCCACCTACGTGGTCAACCACATTGCCAAGGACAAAGGCTGGGAGGAGCCGGAGATTGAGTGGCGCGAAACCCCATCCGCGCAACGTGAAACCTTGATCGAAAATGGCGAGGTAGACCTCATCGCCGCAACCTATTCCATCAATGCTTCCCGCGCCGAGAAGGTCAACTTCGCCGGCCCCTATCTCATCACTCACCAGGCACTGCTCACGCAGAATGACAACAAGGACATCACCGGACTCGAAGGACTCGACGGAAAGATCCTGTGTTCCGTTACCGGCTCCACTCCGGCACAAAAAGTAAAGGAAGCTCTGCCGAGTGTTCAGCTGCAGGAATATGACACCTATTCCTCCTGCGTGGAGGCCCTGAGCCAGGGCAACGTGGACGCAATGACCACTGACGCGACCATCCTTAATGGCTATGCAGCACAGAACCCCGGCAAGTTCCAGGTGGTCGAGCTAGAGAAGGACGGAAAGCCTTTCACCGATGAATACTACGGCGTGGGTTTGAAGAAGGATGATCAGGAAGCCACCGACGCTATCAACAAGGCCCTAGAGGAACTCCACTCCTCCGGTGAATTCGACAAGCTGGTGTCCAAGAACCTGGACAAGGGCGAGGGCATCGACGAGGCCACGATTGGTGACCTCTCCTTCCTCGACTCCTAA
- a CDS encoding biotin transporter BioY, translated as MKKNSVATDIAYVAVFTALIIVFAFVSIPTPTVGVPIVLQNAVIILAGLVLGGRRGLFVGLLFIALGLVGLPILAGGRSALSAIAGPTVGYIVGYVVAPAIAGLIAYRAPRDKGGMTAVLAIAGLVGLAVQYFCGSLGLVFRSDMSFGAAVLAQGPFIIPDLIKVAVMVVIAVGVHAAFPDLMGRRTAKAK; from the coding sequence ATGAAAAAGAATTCCGTCGCGACCGACATCGCGTACGTCGCGGTCTTCACCGCGCTCATCATAGTCTTTGCTTTCGTCTCTATCCCCACCCCCACCGTGGGCGTGCCCATCGTTCTCCAAAACGCCGTTATCATCCTGGCCGGCCTGGTTCTCGGTGGCCGGCGCGGCCTCTTCGTAGGACTGCTTTTCATAGCCCTTGGCCTCGTTGGTCTTCCCATCCTGGCTGGCGGGCGCAGCGCGTTAAGTGCCATCGCCGGCCCTACGGTGGGCTACATCGTTGGATATGTGGTTGCTCCGGCCATCGCCGGGCTCATCGCCTACCGCGCGCCGCGCGACAAGGGAGGCATGACCGCCGTCCTCGCCATTGCTGGTCTTGTTGGCTTGGCTGTGCAATATTTCTGCGGAAGCCTGGGCCTGGTTTTCCGCTCTGATATGTCCTTCGGGGCTGCTGTCCTTGCCCAAGGGCCATTCATCATCCCCGATCTCATCAAGGTCGCCGTGATGGTTGTCATCGCGGTCGGTGTCCATGCAGCGTTCCCAGACCTGATGGGCCGGCGCACCGCTAAGGCAAAGTAA